The DNA window tgtcatcatcattattatatatcaaTCATCAGTTCGGTGATTTGTTGTCttgaatttaatgatgatgatgatgattcatattCGAATACTCTATCGATAAGTTTATAATTGcggaagtttttttttttgattttgatcacggtcattattgttgttgtcgttttttgtAATGATATCGATGttgtaatttgaaaaaaatggaaattccattatcatcatcatcatcattataacatTGGTCATGAGCTAATCGcgacgataatgataatttaattcGAAAACATGACATTTAAATGTTTCCATTCAGGTTaatcaataatgttttttttgctatcattcgaatttcctgataaaaaaaaatttcaacaccTCGATAAGTGTCTGTTGATTATTGGGCGTGTGTTTCGATACAGTTTCgggtaatcatcatcatcatcaggattATAATCGTGAATTTATCTTCGAAAATAATCGCCACATTTCTGACTGAAGTAAATAACCACCACCGCTTGACcggtttttcgttttcttcatttcttttGCTTCACTTTTAGGTTTTTCCTATTTGGATAGCCGTGAAAAAAGCCGATTTTCAAACCATAATAATTCAGCCAATTATCTAATCAATTGATCTAagattaatttaatttagcCAGCCAGATCTGTTTGTAACCGGTGTCTgcttgtttatttgtttgtttgtttggacaTATGATATCatcgaataaataaaaacaacttgatcaacaaaatttttcttgttctcaATATTcagcttttttttaaagaatcaTCGTCTAACACTTTCAAAGGTCAATGAggatcaaaattaaaaaaaacaagattcaCAATTCGATACAACTACATCTTGGATCTATTCATAAAcaatgtttgtattttttttaaatcaaattgaaaattttttttttcataaatcgattgattgattaatgaaaatatgcAAATTAGTTCAAAAAATGTACAGGttaaattttattgtcaaacaaaaaaaaacataccatGTTTCGGTGGCTgaaattcgttttttcatcatcatcatgatcatcacgattattgatcaaatcagcatcatcatcatcaacgaaacCAGAAACCAAAAACTTTGAACttgaaagagagaaaaaaaattattcgtaggagtacaaagaaaaatcgtGGAGTATtcgttgtttgatttgaattctaaaaacattttgaaaatattcattcgattcgataatgatgaggtaatcaaacttttttttggcttgcctggttttttttcttttttttgattaccTTGTCGatgatataatcatcattgtcgatcTAGTTGATTATATTacatctgtgtgtgtgtgtgtgtgtgtgtgtgtgtgtgtgtatgtatgcaTGTACGACAATTGTGTGTCAGTCAATGGCCCAATCGATTTGGTGAAATCAGAAAACCCaaccaatgaatgaaataatgatgatgttgatgatgttaaaaCATTCCATGTTCGATGGCAATGtcttctttctctctctctctctctctttctttcacGATGGATTCACATTGGcttcttctcttttttttctatcttgATTCCTGAGAGGTTTTTTTcccatatatattgaatattaccgtccaaaaaaaaagctatCGATATAAAAACCACAGTGCAATGGCATGTATATgggtaataataacaaattttttttttctggctgtTCTTCCTTGAAAATTCACATGGCTAAAAATATTGTCGACATgatcttcattttcatttccattattatgaagccatcaatttatatttttattgtatagtttaaaacgacaaaaaaaattgatttgatcaaagGAAGTCTAGATCATCAGATCATAGTGTCATCAATacatataacaacaacaatattggaCGATATTCAATGTGcgtgaatgatttttttcatgattttgttttgctcttgctgttgtcgtttagatagattgaaaaattaaattcatattaaaatgaaaatgtccagctcatcatcatcatcatcatcatcaagaaaaatgatttcagccataataataattctattatcatcattaatcgatATGAATATTGGTCAAcatatgtcatcatcatcatcatcatcatcacattatcatcatcatttaaattatcgtcgtcaaatgaatatgatgcgTACATTGGCACAAAAAGCATATGAACATGGTATACGTATCAATGAAGAGGCACAATGTTCCAAACCACGTGCAGAATTAATCTATTTGAATGatagtaaaaaaatttatttaccacgtgcaacattattatatcgTTGTTCAGATCTTACTGGTTGTTGTCCACATGCAACACATTCATGTGAACCATCACGTGTGGAAAAAGTGACGCTatattttttcgttattggtgtaccacaatcatcatcatcaacgatgatgatacgtCGTAATCAGAATATTGAACAATTAACATTTATTAATCATACAGAATGTGCTTGTAAACCAATTGATACAATGTGGTCATTGGAGAAATTGAATACAGCGGTTGATGTAACAATGAATGGTCAAAATGATtccatacaacaacaacaacaacaacaacagattcGAAATATACGTGAACAATCAACAGCTGTAATACATGCACGTAATAgtggtaatgataatcatcatcatcatcatcaacatcattcaaTGTATCAGGAAACGGAAAACGTTCTTAAATATTGGGCCAAAATTATGGGCTATAATgcagataataataagaaatcaacatatcatcatcataataataataataatccacattatcatcatcatcatcatcaatatgaatattcaaaaaaacgTAACAATAAACGAAATACAACGAAAAAGATCATGCCATCTTCTGGCCGTAGTTCGAACTATTCgcctaataataatcgaatatCACCAACATTAGCATCAACAAAAGTAACATTCAAAACTCCTGATGTACAATATACATATTCGACGAttcatgaatcatcatcatcatcatcattgaaaaatcgaatagcagattcaacatcatcatcatcatcattttatgatcaacaacaacaaaatcctATGGATAATAATCTGATCAACGCTATAATTACGCAAACAATTCCATCAATAGATGTATCGGCAtctgatcatgatcatgttACATATTATATTGCCagtaataatcaacaacaacaacaacaacaacaattaaataatgttcataataatgataaaattatctATACAttggatgattattattgataaaaaacaaaaattttcttttcaaattcatgGTAATGGTTAACACTGAATGGGGCATATTAATATGTTTAATGGGTTTAAAACCTAAATTTccggtcaatttttttcaaataaaatcattttgtttatataaagaaaaaaatgtttcatatCTCAAATCTAATCTTTCGAATCTACCATAGTGATTTGTTGTCTTTTCTTTTGacattttgcaaaaaaaaaaaaaaaatacgacgaatttcatttcattcaaacaacaacaacaacaaccacataacaaccacttttttttgtctatatATAGGAAATGTCATCGAATTTGTGTGTGGTAATATTATGTGGAACAATTGgcaaatattcattcattcattaattcaaatgaattggtagaaaacaaattcgaataatgatgatgatcattttttaaataattattGAGATGCAAttcgatgatcattatgatgcaACAGATCAattgaacacacacaaaagcaaaagcaaaccaaaccaaaccaaaaaaaaaaaaaaaaaaaaaaaaaaaaaaaaaaaaaaaaaaacagaaaacattttgttcaacaatATTGTGAAATTTGGAAGAAtccattttgtgtgtgtgtgtgtgtgtgggtgggtgGCTGTATTAGATGCCGTCGGTTGTGTTATGTAGCGACTcttgtttatttgaaaattacgaaaaaaaaaaatattaatcaattcatcGTTTGTCGTGgaaataaatattgaaaatttctgttgtttttcataaatgATAGTGATGccgttttcgttgttttttcatgGAATTCATGTGACCTATACACGTgtttattaaaattttttttttcgaattttctttctcatatttcgagaattttcaattggcACTTGCGCAACAAGTtttatttgtgatttttttttttttggtttatttgATGTGTACGTATATGCTAAAAAATTGtagccaaattttttttttcaatcgtaAATGTTCAAATCGTGAATAGAATCGATATCgatgacaaataaaaatggaacaatcatcaacatgtaATCATTGGCCCGATAACCATTGTGTTGTATCCAcagacaatcatcataatgatcataatacattggaaatttcaaatcaatcatgtATGTGTTGCTAAAAAcagaatgaaacaaaatgaaccaTTACACCCTCTCATTAATTTTACATAACCTTTACTAATCGTTTTATAATTAGCAGCTaatttatcaccatcatcaatggaaatCGATACTAGTTCATTAAGAATGATAATAggatcattaaaaaaaatttataaatcaaCCGGTGATAATTTAGCCATAATCAGATTGGAAATTTGTACGATTTCAGAAAGATTGCTGATGACCAACGCCATGTTCGATACCAATGCATCATTGAACACATTGGATAGGATAATGTTAGTATATTGATGaaagacaacaaaaaaaattttttttttgttccatccATTTATTAATTCATGTTCCTCTTCCTccccccccaaaaaaaaaacaattagtGATACAATCGAACCAATGTTGAAATGttttataaaaaacaatgatcatcttttggtattcaaacaaaaatatatcgatgaaatcaataataacgtgtattcaacaacaacaacggcaacgacaacaaatgtTCCAAATAAACGGCGAAAATATGTTAAAAGATCATTTCCACAACCAACAATTTTGACACGACGAACGAAACGAATTCTCGATGAtattttatcaacaacaacaacaacaacgaaaaatcaagataacaataataacggtgataacgatgatgaatcagTCCTGACGAAAGATGACcatttatcattgatgataccGAACAATGAAACCATTACTACTATGATCGAAGAAGTgtcgatgaatgatgaattgaaacagaataaaattgatcattcatcatcatcatcatcaccagaaTTGATTAAAGATTATtgtattattgatgaaaacaataatgacatTGAAAACATGTCCATTGATGACGATTGTAATTTTGAATCgttatcatcgattgatgttgatgatgatgacgatgaaattgtgtccaataatgatcaaaataatgatccgaatattattatccaatcaacaataaaaaatgatcaaattgaatcaattttggtggataaaaatgattccaatttcatcaacacCATCCATAccggtggtgatgatgattatgatggtgaacaaaatgaaacaaaattaccTGATCATAGTGATCGACGAATTGAATATAGAAATATTCATATTGAATTTGTGAAAAATCCTAAAccattatattcatcaaaatataatGGCCACAATGGATTTCATCCAGAATATAGAGAAtatcatgaaaaatttggCCATCAATTTCGTTTTGATCCAAGAATGtcttattttcatttatcacAATATTTTAATCGCCATCAAAGAATATTCCGTTATAAAGATGAAGGTGATTTTTAAGAAATGGTTTTCCATTCCATTGCATTATTCATTATacataaaattcatttttgattttattttgcacaaaaaaaaattttattttattttatttttctcatttatccaatcaataaatattgtGATTTACatgtgttgatgatttttttttccattgaccACCCTGTCCACTTTTCACTTTTTGCTGAAGCATATGTGTCGCCATAtcgttccatttttttttttttttttggtctgaTGATAACTTTAggacaaatcaaatcaaaaaaaaaaaaaacaacttacCCAAATGGACCCAATTATTGTTgacatgatgattgaaaaattttttttccgttgaatgttttcagatttttttttatttttgtttcataaattaaaaaaaaaatcacatccAATAGCCGCTGTCACACgcacaagaattttttttgttttgaaactgaagtgaaatgatgatgaaccaaacACATGATACATGCTCAtttgatttgtgtgtgtttttttctctctctgattctatttttttggttggaattttttcacaattcatcatcatcattcataattatgatgatcaaaattcaactaaatgaatgaatgaataaaaaaaaatacacaaatAACGTGACTAATACgagatttaaatttcaaaatgaaattatcagagagtgagagagaaaacaacaacaacaacaacaaacgagacacaaaaaaaatgttgtgatcatcatcatcatcatcatcattcttcaaTCTTGTGACATGAGACAGAAACTATGGGGgcctgaaaattttttttcctttcctttttgttttctgttgcctgttgatgaattgaagaaaaaaaaaatcgtcaaAATTACCGGCTACCAtgcacacaaaaaaaactatttgaaaatgatggatACAAACCTTTGtcgattcattgaaaatgaatgaatgatttttgttaatcaaagggaaaaaaatataaataaaacaaacaaaaagcacaacaaaaaaaatgtggactaattaaaaaaaaaagatcaagtgaaaaatacaaaatgcAAAAGACCAGAAAGATTGGCCATTCAGATatgaatattgattattttgtttaattgtagttaagaaaaacaaaatataaaccTTTGGCAAACACACGAACAGGTTTTGTCGTTCTGTTTACCCTGTATACACCAACACCATTCAATCCAATTATTCTCATGAAACGTTGAGATCCAGAATGTcctaaaatgaaatattaagaaaaataagaattggataataataataataaaaactcATCAGATCAGATAATcaaatatgataatgaacaaaacgaacacacacacacacggtcACAATTAgagtttttatttatttttctcccTAGATAATtgatgtatatgtgtgtgtgtgttgtaatTTGTTCGGTAATTCATTGCACTTgatctacaaaaaaaaaatgattttaagATTAGGATTGGATTTAGAATGAAACATACCGACAAACATAAATAAATACCATTGTTGAATGCAATGGATGCATTCtccacattcatcattcgatttggttcatcaaacacacacacacacacacacacacacacacacacaccaaatgATGTGATTGGATATAATTAgttatgaatgaatctttctgcttcaacaacagaaacagTTTAACCAATACGAAAAtctagaaaatgaaaaatgatccaaataaATGTTGGATTCAACACtttttatatcatcatctacagGTGTAAGTGCGTGCGTGCGTGAGTTCGTGCGTGTGTGCgtataatttgattaaataaaatttacgAAGACGAAGACGACCACCATACACCAACGATAAATTTGCATTGTCAATTATTGTGTCGTTTTTTCTATTAGataaatatcaatcaatttacctaaaataaacaaattttttaatttattttaaaaattcaaaaaaaaatcatcaaagatggaaatggaaaaagggtcggaacaaacaaaaaaaaaaaaaaaagagaatagaatcgataatgataatgggtGTGTgcatgcgtgtgtgtgtgtttatcaCACCATTCATCTTTGTaagtgaatgaaatgaaaacaataaataaaaaactaaaaaaacaaaactaaactaaatCAATCATGTGATCGattctttcttctttttttttctatcatctCATGATagattaaaaatgatgatatcttgaccattttatattatgttgtggaaaacaaaacaaaacgaaaaccattgattgaattgaaggccaaaaaaaaatgagatatACATACaatttgacaatgatgatgattctgttaTCGTTTGATGTATGATGGAtaaatgttgaatatttcattcaatcaatatatgaccatttacacaaacacacacacacacacacagatacatAGTAGAcataatatatttttttctatgtttaattacgttttttttttaaaaaaaattgaagataaCGTCGTACTTCCtgttatgatcatcattcgaaaatgaaaatttagaatttttttgtttgcagtTATCATTCTTACCAATAGGTAAtaggtaataataataaccaccatatatatgtattcattcattttggaaccaaaaaattttagatcaaaataaaaataaaaaagggGCAAGGCTATAATGGCCACGcctttttattgaattttaccCGGTTTTATAACCCGAccgatgatcattatgaatggATGGCATAtgtcattcttttttttttcatttccttttttttctccatcgCTAGTTTTTCTACCACCTCATTAAGaatatacacatacacacatgtCTTGAGAATCTTCGCGCAAAgaaacaccaccaccatttatACCATTTTTACCATTACCAcatacatgcacacacagACAATGATAagtatgaaatgaatgttatGGTATGGAATATATGTTATGTaacaagaatcatcatcatcatcatatgtgtCTATATAACTGTGTCTGCGATCCTGGAACAATTCGATTAACCAATATtcgttggaaaaaaaagatgggCGGGCCATAgacaaagcaaaaaatgaaaattcatattaAACACGTTCACAtatacgcacacacacacacacacacacggcaaacaaacaaaacagaaatgattccatttgttgttgtttgatatataacaactacaactaatggaaagaaaatttcattcatacaatCTATCGATCTATCTATCCATATAGACATTATATTGAtggcaaacaacaacaacaacaaaaacaagaaaaaaaactttttcttttcatttcgttgataatgataataataatgataatggtgaaatggtgaaaaaaaaccggaaatgaattttctataaatttttaaaattcaaaaacattttcatcaagaaatgaaatgaagaacaaaaaaaaaattatcaatattcTCCATTTGCTTTAGCAatggttgttgctgttgttgtcgaattattatttcgattgattcaatattcacccaaatgatcatgatgatgataattttcaccgatgcttctgctgctgctgttgtttttgttgagcttcttggctttttttttgtttgttgaaacattcattcattcattcattgacgaatttttttttaatccaTTCAATTTCGGTTCAGTTCTGATGGTTTTTCAAcagtgaataataataataataataataaaattaaagaTCTATAAACCTAAATTGTCGCGTGACAAATCACATTAAACcacgaatgatgaaaaatttcattatatgTGGTGGTTCGATAgttgtatatatgtgtgtgtgtgtgtgtctgtgtctgtgtctgtctgatgatttttttggtcgGTTGATtcaaagatgaaaattttcattttattttttgttgtcgttgccgTCTTCTTCTGTTTCGTATCTAAATGAGTAATGTTTGATTCGTAGAAGAATGGAACCATACATACATGTGGAGAaacaaatgaagaaaattcgttgattgtcgatttttttttctttcttctctctctttcaaattataaaacatttttattgttgtttgaatcaacaacaacaacaacaacaaaaaaaatgtgaatcgATAGATCTGCGTTATCAGGATATATCTGGTCGATTTTACAATCCACACAGAATTTCGGTATCCATTGgtgatattttttatttttaggaaaaataaaaatttttacacacacagaattgtgtgtaatgtgtgtgtgtgtgtatgcagaaaactttttaaagtttttcatttgaaaaaaaaaattttcgttaaaaatttttgtatatGAGGAAGGAGGGAACACCATTCGGTGAATATTTCTGTTTGTCAAATTCTTTGTCGATGAAATTCTTATGGTGtgcaataatgataaaatttttgatcaatttgttgttgttattgttgttgattatcaaacagaaaaataaatgatggaaatatttttattattaatcgaacattggaaaacaaaatttttacttacatttcaaataataaattctgtTCAATTTTCCAATCGATAAcgtaaagaatttttcaaaatacaaaaaaaaaacaacaacaacaaagaaaattccGTAGTCATTTGCAGACACAAGCacaagcacacacacagagagagagagagagagagagagagagagagagagacaaaaTCATGGAAGCCATGTAGATGTATCAAACATCATTActgaacaaaagaaaaaaacaaacgaaaaacgaaaaaaaaaacatacacacacacacacacacaccagcCATCGATAATCTTGAACAAACCATGAACTAAACTATGAATTGTCAATTACAAAATCCAAAGCTCTCTCtctgattgttgttgttgttgatgaggatgatgaataatattgTACAAATTGTATGAAtaagttcatttttttttttttttgatctacCAGAAATCTACCTGCAAGTTGACATTGCGTGTATgtcaatttcaacatttggATGATCTATGTGTCTTTTGTCTTTCTGTTACACATTGTGTTGATAATGTAattgtctctctctctctcttttatttttgtatcCAGTTTTCAAATCTAACCTAATCGCCCCACCTACCTatctggtggtggtggtggtgatggcgGCGGTAGTATGTGCAGCAgattcatcatataaaatcatattttctgtattgatgattgtaaaataATCGttgaatttccatttttttttttatttatttcacattcataataatattgatgtctgaacaacaacgaaaaaaaattctgattttcTAAAACATGCAAAATCGATTTACttttactgtttttttttcgtttgtttgtttgtttgtttgtttgttgttgtggtcgCCATGGAATATACCACGATTATAAaggtcgtcgttgtcgttgtcatttgaaaaaaatcaacaaaacaaaaaccaatatACCTAAATTGACAATCAAAAGCAGTGTCAAAGgaaggaaaattttttttttttttttgattttaaaatttaaaaaaatgcaaaaaaaaaagaaaaaaaattttcaatttttaatgaaaatcgattttttcgttGTGGTTCTCATCATATGCACACACAAATTCGGTTTGCGGTTATTGTGAATGTAAATGAAACACAAAACCAAACAGAAGTAATAAAACACTTTTGGATGAAACTTTTAATGTCTGAAATAGAGATTTGGTTTTTGTGTGatcaccaatgatgatgatgatcgggtCGTCGTacccaaacacacacacacactagaCTGTATATCAactttcaaaacaaaatagtaaaaaaaatgtattgaaaaatttgtgcTGACGATGACAATTAAAGAAATTTCCATAGagttcatttcaaaaaaaaatgattaaacaataaccagcaaaaaaaaaagaagaaaagatgcgataatcatcaacaacaaccaagcGAATCgacagaaaattttttgccaccaccatcaccatcatgataatgttgatgatgatgaggaggATGacgaaatcaaaaacaaaaaaaaacataacaaGCAAAAACGATAAGAAGACACGCATAACATACAAGAAGTggataacaaaacaaaaaaattaagattTTCTCAATATGGTTgcctgtgtgtgtctgtggaaaaatcgttttttttttgtttttgttttgaatatatcaaattacaaatcaacaaatgttATGCTATAAAATGGGATCTAGaagtcgaaaaaaatatatgataatttcgatgataatgactaggaagaatttttttatcctAAAGAATATTCTCATATAATCTAGGATCAGTAttacctttttttcaaattgaaaatcattaaaaaaacattattattatcattcattattctgTGCGTCATGTTATGCATGTATGACgctgccaaaaaaaaacagaaacaaaaacaaaaaacagaaagaaagaagaaaattctaTTATTCATGACAATTgttaatgaatatataacaggaataattgaatataacaaaaggagaaaaaaaaaacaaaatcatttcatcatcatcatcatcatcatcaatattattattatggagttaataatttattatataaataacAATCGTATAtctatttttcttcatgTAAAAATTCGTTAatataaaaacattcaacattCAACTATTTATCATAATATTTCTTTGAAATCCATATTG is part of the Dermatophagoides farinae isolate YC_2012a chromosome 9, ASM2471394v1, whole genome shotgun sequence genome and encodes:
- the LOC124497426 gene encoding uncharacterized protein LOC124497426, whose protein sequence is MKMSSSSSSSSSSRKMISAIIIILLSSLIDMNIGQHMSSSSSSSSHYHHHLNYRRQMNMMRTLAQKAYEHGIRINEEAQCSKPRAELIYLNDSKKIYLPRATLLYRCSDLTGCCPHATHSCEPSRVEKVTLYFFVIGVPQSSSSTMMIRRNQNIEQLTFINHTECACKPIDTMWSLEKLNTAVDVTMNGQNDSIQQQQQQQQIRNIREQSTAVIHARNSGNDNHHHHHQHHSMYQETENVLKYWAKIMGYNADNNKKSTYHHHNNNNNPHYHHHHHQYEYSKKRNNKRNTTKKIMPSSGRSSNYSPNNNRISPTLASTKVTFKTPDVQYTYSTIHESSSSSSLKNRIADSTSSSSSFYDQQQQNPMDNNLINAIITQTIPSIDVSASDHDHVTYYIASNNQQQQQQQQLNNVHNNDKIIYTLDDYY